The genomic interval CGGTCGTCTATCATCATTACAGGCGCCAAAAAACACGTGCCTAAACATGCTACCGTTTTATGGGTAAATTTATAGTCAGGTGTTGTTTCGCCTTCTTTTACCTGCAGGACGTCTGCTATTTTCTCCCCGATGTCCGGGGCGCCCTTTATGTGGCAGGCAGTGCCGGCGCACAGCCTGACGGTATGCTTTCCTCGGGGAACCAGCGAAAATTGCGAATAAAAAGTCACGACTCCGTATATCCTGCTCAACGGTATGTCCGTCCGCACCGACACTTCTTCCATTGCCGTCAGGGGCAAATATCCGTACTCCTCCTGCATCTCCTGTAATATCGGAATTAAATCGTTTGACGCGGCACGGGAAAGAATGGCATGACATTTGTCTAAATTAAATGATAATGAATTTGCTTCGTCCGACATAATTCCCTCTCCTTGCATTTATGTCAATGGTAATAAAGAAAAGTAAACGTCTGATGGTTTTATAAAACCCCGCAAATCACATACTATCACTTTGCGGGAGAATGGCCTTGTATCACAACAACATCAGAAACAATACAAATTCCGCTAAATATGTCTTTTGCAAAAGCGCTTAAAGAGTCCCACCCTTTTTCGCCAGAAATCAGGCCTATTAACAGGTTGCCTGTTATAAGCAGCACTGAACCGTCCGGATTCCGCCATGCAGGGTATTCAAGTTATACACCGGAACAAACGCCGCCATGAATATCGCAGTGCCAGGGACATGATAACCGCATGGTTGACGCCTGTCTTATTTAATTCTACTCCGCCGTGAAATCCTATGGCAAATAGCAGATAAAGCGAAAATAGTTTGGGTAAAGGCTCAGGAATTTTAATATCTGATTTGCAAAATGATGCAATCATCCCCAGGGAGAAAAACAAGGCCGGCGGATGCAACAAATTATCAATAATAATAGAAACATTCACTTGCGTTCTCCTTTACTTTTCCAGATACACGAAAAAGATATTTTCTTTCCCAACATTTACATTGTCCTGCCTGATCATCCACCACCCATACCATATTAATAGACAAATTGAAGAACGCCAGTTGGAGGGTATTTCCGGTTTTCAATTTTAGCGCTGCCTGTACACTATAGTCAAACAAATCTGGTTTTAGAAACTTAGCGGTAATTTGGCTTTTTGAAAAATGGAGGCGAAGCATTTGCCTGCGTACAGTATAACTCCTTCAACATAGCGGGGTTGGCGTATGTACAGCATTTTACGTCTCTCTCTTATATGCAGGCAAATGCTTCGCCCCTACCCAGAATGTTTTTCGAAAAACAGATTTATTAGACTATATTTGCCTGTCTTAATTTAAATATCGCAGGTAGAGAAACAAAAAAAGCCGCACAACGATATTGCTTTGTCATTGTGCGGCCTATCCATTGACAGACGATAAAAAAAATCGCCCCTCAAGTTTCTGCCCCGAAATCGGCTTAAAAGTATACTGATGC from Candidatus Kuenenia stuttgartiensis carries:
- a CDS encoding complex I 24 kDa subunit family protein, whose amino-acid sequence is MSDEANSLSFNLDKCHAILSRAASNDLIPILQEMQEEYGYLPLTAMEEVSVRTDIPLSRIYGVVTFYSQFSLVPRGKHTVRLCAGTACHIKGAPDIGEKIADVLQVKEGETTPDYKFTHKTVACLGTCFLAPVMMIDDRYYGKLTEEKTEEILKSY